One Myxococcales bacterium genomic window, CTCCGACGCATCCAGGCGCCGCGCCGTCTCCGCCACCGAGAGGAGCGCGTCGCAATCCTCGCGCGCGAGAACGAGCTTGCCAACGTCGTGGAGCAAGCCGGCTGTGTAGGCGTCGGCTCGTTCGCTTGGAGGCACCATCTCGCTGGCGAGCTCGGCCACGCTGAGCGAGTGGGCGTTTAGCTGCTCGACGAGCGAGCGCACCTGCGGCGAGAGACCGAGCGCGGCGCGTTCGACCTCGTAGCGCAGCACCATGCCGCGGAGGAGCGTCTGCCCGAGGCAAGCGACGGCCCGCGCGATGTCAGTCGTCGGCTTCCTTAGGCCGAAATAGGCCGAGTTGACGACCTTGAGGATCTGCGCGCCGAGCGCCGGATCGCGCGCGATAACTTTGGCCGGCCCGCGCAGATCGGCCTTGGTCTCGTCTAGAGCGCGGCACAGGTCCGCATAGAGGGCGGGCGGAGTCGGCAGGTGCTCGATACGCCCAATCGCCAACCTCGGATCGCTCGCTTCGACGTGCGAAAGGCGGCGCGCGGCCTCCACGGCGGCCTCCAGGAACCCGACCTTCTGGGACTTCGAGACCATCTGGTGCGCGACGTCGGAGAAGCGAGCCGCGTCGTCGAGGTCGTCGGCCCCCGTCATGATGACCCGGCCGGTCCGCGGAGCGAACTCGCGCACGCGCTCCAGCAGCGCCTTGCCGTCGGTCCCGGGCATCGTCATGTCACTCACGACGACGTCGAAACTGCCGCGCGCAAGCTCCATGGTGGCCTCGTCGGCACCCGACGCGAACACCATGTCCCAAGGCGCGCGCTGCGCCATGAGGCGCGCCTCAAGGGAAGCCAGAAACATTTCGTCGTCGTCGACGAACAGTACGCGGAGCATGGCCACTCAAGAGAACGGCCACTCGGCGCTCTCCTTTAGGGACCGCTACTCCTTGGACTTCGCTTGCTTGCCCGCAACGCCGTACTCGTGGAGACGGTATTGAATGGTGCGCACGCTGATGTCGAGGATCTCCGCCGCCTTTGCCGTGGAGCCTTCGCACGCATCAAGGGTCGTCAGAATGGCGTGCTTCTCGAGCTCCGCCATCGTCGAACCAGGGATGCGAATGGGGCCTTGAAGCGTCGGCGACGAGTCGACGGGCAACACGTCGACATCCACTTGCTCCGTCTCCGTGAGCACGACAGCGCGCTCGATGGCGTTCTCGAGTTCGCGGACGTTGCCGGGCCAGCGATAGCCCAAAATGGCGGTTCGCGCTGCCGCGGAGAAGCCGTCGATGCGCCGGTGATTCTCCGAGGCGAAGCGACGGAGGAAGTGATTCGCTAGCACCATCACGTCGCTGCCGCGGACGCGCAAGGGCGGCACCTCGACGTTGACGACGTTGAGCCGGTAGTAGAGATCTTCGCGAAAGCGACCGTCGCGAACGTCCTGCGCGAGGTTGCGATTGGTGGCGGCGAGGAGTCGAACGTCGACCGATACCGTGTCGTTGCCGCCGACACGCTCGAAGGCCCGCTCCTGGAGCACGCGCAGGAGCTTCACCTGCGTAAGCATCGGCACTTCGCCGATCTCGTCCAGAAACAGCGTCCCGCCGGAGGCCTGCTCGAAGCGGCCAGCGCGTCGCCGGTCGGCGCCGGTGAAGGCGCCCTTTTCGTGGCCGAAGAGTTCACTCTCGAGCAGCGACTCCGCGAGGGCAGCGCAGTGCACGCTCACGAAGGGCCCCTTCTCGCGCGGGCTGAGCTCATGAAGCGCACGCGCCAACTCGCCCTTCCCGGTTCCGCTCTCGCCGGTGATGAGAACCGTCGCGCGCGACGGCGCCACCTGCCGCGCGACGCGATACACCTTCTGCATGGCGGGGCTCGCGCCGATGAGACCGCGGAGCCCTTCCCCCTCTCGCTCGCGGAACTGGCGCCGCAGGTTGTCGGCCTCGATGCGCAGGTCGCGACGCTCCAAGCTCCGCTCGATGGAAAGAACGAGCGCGTCGATGTCGACGGGCTTGGTCACGTAGTCGTCGGCGCCGGCCCGCATGGCCGCCACAGCGGTGGACACGTCGCCAAAGGCCGTCGCCACGATGGTGGGCAGCGCGGCGTAGGCATCGCGCAGCCGCTTGGTCAGCTCCAAGCCGTCCATGCCTGTCATCTTGAGGTCGGTGATCACGAGATCGGGCGGCTGCTCGGTCACGAGCCGCTCGGCGGATTCGCCGTCGGCGGCGAGCTCCACGGCGTAACCTTCCTGCACGAGGAGGCGCTCGAGACCTGAGCGGGCGCTCGGTTCATCGTCGACGACGAGGATCTTGGCTTTCATGGAGGCGGGACGATAACAAGGGCAGCCCGGCCGCGAAACGGGCACCTTGCAAGGAACGCCGAGCTGAGCGCTAGGTCCCTGGGCTCAGCGGGACGGTAAACCGGAAAATCGTCTGGCCAGGGCGGGTTTCCACGCTCATGACGCCACCGTGGTCGGTCACGATGCGGTGACTGATCGACACGCCCAAGCCGGTGCCTTGGGCCTTGGTCGAATAGAAGGCGTCGAAGATCGGTGCGTCGGGGCTCTGGAGGCCGGGTCCGTCGTCTTCGACTTCGAAGAGCACGGCGCGGGGCTTAAGGCGCGCCCGCAAGACGACCTTGCCACCACTCGAAGACTGCACCGCCTCGATGGCGTTGTGCAGAAGGTTGAGCAGCACTTGCTCAAGCTTGCCCGCGTCGGCTTGGATCGCGAGCTCCGTCACGGGCAGGTCGAGGGAGACCTCAGCCTCGGCCGCGGCGGCCTTGGCGGACACGAGGTAAAGAACGCGGTTGGCGAGCGCGTTGACGTCCACCGGCCGAAGGGCGAGAGGCCGGGGACGGGCGAAGTCCAAGAACTCGTTGACGAGAAGAGCTAGCCGCTTGATCTCGTCGCCCACGACCCCCACGGCTTCGAGCTCGTCAGGCATGTCGCCGCGCTTTCGGAGCGCCCTTTCGAGGAACGTCACGTGGAGCTGCGCGCCGTTCAGGGGGTTGCGAATCTCGTGCGCCAGGCCGGCCGCGAGCGTGCCTACGGCGGCGAGCTTCTGGTCTTTCTGGAGCCGCGCCGCCTGCAAACGCTCTTCCGTCACGTCGGAGCCGATGGCGAAGAGCACGACCTCGTCCTCCTCGGAGGGCGCGCGGGCCAGCTGCCACCGAATGTCGCGCAGCTTGCCGGCGCGGTTGCGAACGACGCCGTCGGCGGCGGTCCCCGATGGGCGCTTGCCGGAAGCGACCTCCGCCGCGGCCTCCGTGACGAGCCCCTCGGTGTCCAGCGAATCGGCGAAGACCGTCCCGAGGAGATCGTGCCGCGTGCGGCCGGTGACGTTCTCGGCCTCCCGGTTGACGAAGCGTATGCGCTGCGCGGTGTCGAGGCCCACGACGAGCACGTTGGCGACCTCGACGGCGTTGACGTAGCGGTGCTCCATCCGAAG contains:
- a CDS encoding PAS domain S-box protein, which produces MTDTSAETLFAELKRYVVFDAADTARIRDLRPHVAPQFERIVRAFYDRTRAHEQAHAVFADEAQIARLQRSLITWLDRVFLGPHDEAFFERTLRIGRVHAVIELPQRYMLAAMAFVRTELATLLDDVALAERQASMHSLHKLLDLELAGMLESYNTDLRARLEQQRRATYDALLRMEHRYVNAVEVANVLVVGLDTAQRIRFVNREAENVTGRTRHDLLGTVFADSLDTEGLVTEAAAEVASGKRPSGTAADGVVRNRAGKLRDIRWQLARAPSEEDEVVLFAIGSDVTEERLQAARLQKDQKLAAVGTLAAGLAHEIRNPLNGAQLHVTFLERALRKRGDMPDELEAVGVVGDEIKRLALLVNEFLDFARPRPLALRPVDVNALANRVLYLVSAKAAAAEAEVSLDLPVTELAIQADAGKLEQVLLNLLHNAIEAVQSSSGGKVVLRARLKPRAVLFEVEDDGPGLQSPDAPIFDAFYSTKAQGTGLGVSISHRIVTDHGGVMSVETRPGQTIFRFTVPLSPGT
- a CDS encoding HDOD domain-containing protein yields the protein MLRVLFVDDDEMFLASLEARLMAQRAPWDMVFASGADEATMELARGSFDVVVSDMTMPGTDGKALLERVREFAPRTGRVIMTGADDLDDAARFSDVAHQMVSKSQKVGFLEAAVEAARRLSHVEASDPRLAIGRIEHLPTPPALYADLCRALDETKADLRGPAKVIARDPALGAQILKVVNSAYFGLRKPTTDIARAVACLGQTLLRGMVLRYEVERAALGLSPQVRSLVEQLNAHSLSVAELASEMVPPSERADAYTAGLLHDVGKLVLAREDCDALLSVAETARRLDASESCVERMRWGLSHAEVGGALLDLWGLPGVLYDAVVSHHEPLARYRRHRTLADVVALANRIAEEAEKTRSPVSAAKARGAGSDDDVWAFWVAELDGPEGE
- a CDS encoding sigma-54-dependent Fis family transcriptional regulator — its product is MKAKILVVDDEPSARSGLERLLVQEGYAVELAADGESAERLVTEQPPDLVITDLKMTGMDGLELTKRLRDAYAALPTIVATAFGDVSTAVAAMRAGADDYVTKPVDIDALVLSIERSLERRDLRIEADNLRRQFREREGEGLRGLIGASPAMQKVYRVARQVAPSRATVLITGESGTGKGELARALHELSPREKGPFVSVHCAALAESLLESELFGHEKGAFTGADRRRAGRFEQASGGTLFLDEIGEVPMLTQVKLLRVLQERAFERVGGNDTVSVDVRLLAATNRNLAQDVRDGRFREDLYYRLNVVNVEVPPLRVRGSDVMVLANHFLRRFASENHRRIDGFSAAARTAILGYRWPGNVRELENAIERAVVLTETEQVDVDVLPVDSSPTLQGPIRIPGSTMAELEKHAILTTLDACEGSTAKAAEILDISVRTIQYRLHEYGVAGKQAKSKE